A stretch of the Balaenoptera musculus isolate JJ_BM4_2016_0621 chromosome 18, mBalMus1.pri.v3, whole genome shotgun sequence genome encodes the following:
- the LOC118884347 gene encoding G-protein coupled receptor 183-like: MASCTAEPNSLVHHANSCLPHHPPRVASVMLSLFYTALLVFGTLGNILALRLAYQKGKKINSTNVYLVHLAVSDLLFTLALPGKIAYYVLDFSWPFGEGFCRLTAFIFYVNTYSGIYLMACVSMDRYVAVVRTHQCPRLRNPGRARLICVAVWVLASLQTRAFKLCLQLTVCLMNLNCSIDPVIYFFASTRYRKWLRSIWKRKASASSSSSPPGKSSSEAQNINRTGGPSPLEENEV; this comes from the exons ATGGCTTCCTGCACGGCTGAGCCAAACAGCCTCGTCCACCACGCCAACTCCTGCCTTCCTCACCACCCACCCCGGGTGGCCAGCGTGATGCTCTCTTTGTTCTACACAGCCCTCTTGGTCTTCGGCACCCTGGGAAACATCCTTGCCCTTCGCCTTGCTTATCAAAAGGGCAAGAAGATCAACTCAACAAATGTCTACCTGGTCCACCTGGCAGTGTCCGACCTCCTGTTCACCCTGGCCCTGCCCGGAAAGATcgcctactatgtgctggactTCAGCTGGCCTTTCGGTGAAGGGTTCTGCAGGCTGACAGCCTTCATATTCTACGTGAACACCTACTCAGGGATCTACCTGATGGCATGCGTGAGCATGGACCGTTACGTGGCTGTGGTCCGCACCCACCAGTGTCCCCGGCTCCGCAACCCCGGGCGGGCCAGGCTCATCTGCGTGGCTGTGTGGGTCCTGGCGTCTCTGCAGACG AGGGCTTTCAAACTGTGCCTTCAGCTCACGGTGTGCCTCATGAACTTGAACTGCAGCATCGACCCCGTCATTTACTTCTTCGCGTCGACACGTTACAGGAAATGGCTCCGCAGCATTTGGAAGCGCAaagcctcagcctcctcctcctcctcccctccggGAAAAAGTTCCTCCGAAGCACAGAATATCAACCGGACTGGAGGCCCCTCGCCCTTAGAGGAGAATGAGGTCTAA